From a single Mycolicibacterium mengxianglii genomic region:
- a CDS encoding FMN-binding glutamate synthase family protein → MTDHLSVEQRGLRESATFDRNTIAAIQRAAQTGIYDIRGWGAKRRLPHFDDLLFLGASMSRYPLEGYRERCGTDVVLGARHAKYPLRLQTPVTIAGMSFGALSGQAKEALGRGASEVGTSTTTGDGGMTPEERGQSKHLVYQYLPSRYGMNPDDLRRADAIEVVLGQGAKPGGGGMLLGQKISERIASMRTLPQGIDQRSACRHPDWTGPDDLTIKIQELREITDWEKPIYVKVGATRTYYDVKLAVHAGADVVVVDGMQGGTAATQDVFIEHVGIPTLAAVPQAVQALQELGVHRTGASAVPGEGAVQLIVSGGIRNGADVAKAMALGADAVAIGTAALIALGDNDPRYADEYAALGSAAGFYDDFQDGRDPAGITTQDPELAARLDPVKGGHRLANYLRVMTMEAQTIARACGKAHLQHLEPEDLVAITIEAAAMARVPLAGTQWVPGTSL, encoded by the coding sequence ATGACAGACCATCTCAGTGTTGAACAACGCGGCCTGCGCGAATCGGCGACCTTTGACCGCAACACCATTGCCGCGATCCAGCGCGCCGCCCAGACCGGTATCTACGACATCCGCGGGTGGGGCGCCAAGCGGCGCCTGCCGCACTTCGATGACCTGCTGTTCCTTGGAGCGTCGATGTCGCGCTACCCACTGGAGGGCTACCGGGAACGGTGCGGCACCGACGTCGTTCTGGGCGCCCGGCACGCCAAGTATCCGTTGCGACTCCAGACACCGGTCACCATCGCCGGCATGAGTTTTGGTGCACTGTCGGGCCAGGCCAAGGAGGCGCTCGGCCGAGGCGCTTCGGAGGTGGGCACCTCGACCACCACTGGCGACGGTGGGATGACGCCGGAGGAACGTGGCCAGTCCAAACACCTGGTTTACCAATACCTTCCGTCGCGTTACGGCATGAACCCCGACGATCTCCGCCGCGCGGACGCCATCGAGGTCGTCCTCGGGCAGGGAGCCAAGCCCGGTGGCGGAGGAATGCTGTTGGGGCAGAAAATATCTGAGCGGATCGCGTCGATGCGGACCCTGCCCCAGGGGATCGATCAACGCAGCGCCTGCCGGCACCCTGACTGGACCGGCCCCGACGATCTGACGATCAAGATCCAAGAACTGCGTGAGATCACCGACTGGGAAAAGCCGATCTATGTCAAAGTCGGCGCCACCCGCACGTATTACGACGTCAAGCTGGCAGTGCACGCCGGCGCCGACGTCGTGGTGGTCGACGGGATGCAGGGCGGAACGGCCGCCACTCAAGACGTCTTCATCGAACATGTCGGCATTCCCACGTTGGCGGCCGTCCCTCAGGCGGTGCAGGCCTTGCAGGAACTGGGCGTGCATCGGACTGGGGCAAGCGCAGTGCCGGGAGAGGGGGCGGTGCAGCTCATCGTCTCCGGCGGGATCCGCAATGGTGCCGACGTCGCCAAAGCGATGGCGTTGGGCGCCGATGCGGTGGCGATCGGTACCGCAGCCTTGATCGCTCTGGGCGACAACGACCCCCGCTACGCCGATGAGTACGCCGCTCTCGGCTCGGCCGCAGGTTTCTACGATGACTTCCAAGACGGGCGCGACCCGGCCGGAATCACCACCCAGGACCCCGAACTCGCGGCGCGCCTGGACCCGGTGAAGGGTGGACATCGGCTGGCCAACTATCTGCGCGTGATGACCATGGAAGCCCAAACCATCGCCCGCGCCTGCGGTAAGGCCCACCTGCAGCACCTCGAGCCCGAGGACCTCGTCGCCATCACCATCGAGGCCGCCGCGATGGCGCGGGTGCCGCTGGCCGGTACCCAGTGGGTTCCGGGGACATCCCTGTGA